One Pseudonocardia sediminis DNA window includes the following coding sequences:
- the paaA gene encoding 1,2-phenylacetyl-CoA epoxidase subunit PaaA codes for MAEPLTDERELETGFDATIAADQRIEPRDWMPEGYRKTLIRQIAQHAHSEIIGMQPEGNWILRAPSLRRKAILLAKVQDEAGHGMYLYAAAETLGVDREELTEKLIDSKQKYSSIFNYPTLSYADIGVIGWLVDGAAICNQVPLCRCSYGPYARAMIRICKEESFHQRQGYELLLAMANGTDAQRQMVQEATDRWWWPSLMMFGPPDGDSPNSQQSMAWNIKRHTNDELRQRFVDMSVPQAEALGVTLPDPELRWNDERQAHDYGEPDWDEFKAVIAGSGPANAQRVAHRRRAHEGGAWVREAAQAYADKQAARKDEVRKAAA; via the coding sequence ATCGCAGAGCCGTTGACGGACGAGCGTGAACTCGAGACGGGGTTCGACGCGACGATCGCGGCGGACCAGCGGATCGAGCCACGGGACTGGATGCCCGAGGGCTACCGCAAGACGCTGATCCGGCAGATCGCGCAGCACGCGCACTCCGAGATCATCGGCATGCAGCCCGAGGGCAACTGGATCCTGCGGGCACCGAGCCTGCGCCGTAAGGCGATCCTGCTGGCCAAGGTGCAGGACGAGGCCGGGCACGGGATGTACCTCTACGCCGCGGCGGAGACGCTGGGCGTGGACCGCGAGGAGCTCACCGAGAAGCTCATCGACTCCAAGCAGAAGTACTCGTCGATCTTCAACTACCCGACGCTGAGCTACGCCGACATCGGCGTCATCGGCTGGCTGGTCGACGGCGCCGCGATCTGCAACCAGGTCCCGCTCTGCCGCTGCTCCTACGGGCCGTACGCGCGGGCGATGATCCGGATCTGCAAGGAGGAGTCGTTCCACCAGCGCCAGGGCTACGAGCTGCTGCTGGCCATGGCGAACGGCACCGACGCGCAGAGGCAGATGGTGCAGGAGGCGACCGACCGCTGGTGGTGGCCGTCGCTGATGATGTTCGGCCCGCCGGACGGGGACTCCCCCAACTCGCAGCAGTCGATGGCCTGGAACATCAAGCGCCACACCAACGACGAGCTGCGCCAGCGGTTCGTCGACATGAGTGTCCCGCAGGCCGAGGCCCTCGGGGTCACGCTGCCGGATCCGGAGCTGCGCTGGAACGACGAGCGCCAGGCGCACGATTACGGCGAGCCCGACTGGGACGAGTTCAAGGCGGTCATCGCCGGCTCCGGCCCGGCCAACGCGCAGCGCGTCGCGCACCGTCGCCGCGCCCACGAGGGCGGTGCCTGGGTCCGTGAGGCCGCGCAGGCCTACGCCGACAAGCAAGCCGCGCGCAAGGACGAGGTCCGGAAGGCGGCGGCGTGA
- a CDS encoding DUF559 domain-containing protein → MAAGAVTRARLRGKAFRALFHGIYVRAHVPVTLALRSEAAYLLVDGVGALAGYSAAEMLGASCAPIGAPVEVIVPGGNRRSQAGLVVHRGALAEDETVYRAGMLVTSPARAAYDLARRSPRIEAVAAIDALSFHGDIDPMRVLEIAARYPGARGIRGLADLVALADRRAQSPMETRLRLALHDGGLPAPTLQHPVGPYFLDLCYPDLLLAIEYNGGHHREADQALYDLDREAYVVRHGWHVVRLPARDVLGRPDVVADRVRYERAVRARSSVT, encoded by the coding sequence GTGGCCGCCGGGGCGGTCACCCGGGCGCGACTCCGCGGGAAGGCGTTCCGCGCGCTGTTCCACGGCATCTACGTCCGCGCGCACGTGCCGGTGACGCTGGCGCTCCGGTCGGAGGCCGCCTACCTGCTGGTCGACGGAGTCGGTGCGCTCGCCGGCTACTCCGCCGCGGAGATGCTCGGCGCGTCCTGTGCTCCGATCGGCGCACCGGTGGAGGTGATCGTCCCGGGTGGCAACCGACGGTCGCAGGCCGGTCTGGTGGTCCATCGCGGTGCTCTGGCCGAGGACGAGACCGTGTACCGGGCGGGCATGCTCGTCACCTCCCCGGCGCGGGCCGCCTACGACCTCGCGCGCCGGTCGCCGAGGATCGAGGCGGTGGCCGCGATCGACGCGCTCAGTTTCCACGGCGACATCGACCCGATGCGTGTACTGGAGATCGCGGCCCGCTACCCGGGCGCTCGCGGAATCCGCGGCCTCGCCGACCTGGTGGCGCTGGCCGACCGCCGGGCGCAGTCGCCTATGGAGACCCGTCTCCGTCTGGCGCTGCACGACGGCGGCCTGCCGGCCCCGACACTTCAGCATCCGGTCGGGCCGTACTTCCTCGATCTCTGCTATCCCGACCTCCTCCTCGCGATCGAGTACAACGGCGGTCACCACCGCGAGGCGGACCAGGCCCTCTACGATCTCGACCGCGAGGCGTACGTCGTCCGGCACGGCTGGCACGTCGTCCGTCTCCCGGCGCGCGACGTTCTCGGCCGCCCCGACGTCGTCGCCGACCGGGTCCGCTACGAACGGGCCGTCCGGGCTCGATCGAGCGTCACGTAA
- a CDS encoding GNAT family N-acetyltransferase, which produces MTDPSALDLRVRSTIDDVALSTLHARAFGETPRLRPWSAQLKRHSLSWVGAFDGNTLTGFANLAWDGGGHAFLLDVVVHPSRQRRGIGRALVTEAVRQATDSGCSWLHADFADDLAPFFGDVCGLSPTSAGLLRLHR; this is translated from the coding sequence GTGACCGACCCCTCCGCTCTCGACCTGCGGGTGCGCAGCACGATCGACGACGTCGCCCTGTCGACGTTGCACGCCCGCGCGTTCGGGGAGACGCCGCGCCTGCGCCCGTGGTCGGCGCAGCTGAAACGGCACAGCCTGTCCTGGGTCGGCGCGTTCGACGGCAACACTCTGACCGGCTTCGCCAACCTCGCCTGGGACGGCGGCGGGCACGCGTTCCTGCTCGACGTCGTCGTGCACCCCTCGCGTCAGCGCCGGGGCATCGGCCGCGCGCTCGTCACCGAGGCGGTCCGGCAGGCCACCGACTCCGGCTGCAGCTGGCTGCACGCCGACTTCGCCGACGACCTCGCCCCGTTCTTCGGCGACGTCTGCGGCCTGTCCCCCACCTCCGCCGGCCTCCTCCGCCTGCACCGCTGA